The following is a genomic window from Antechinus flavipes isolate AdamAnt ecotype Samford, QLD, Australia chromosome 3, AdamAnt_v2, whole genome shotgun sequence.
atcaattggagaatggcttgtatttttataaatttgggtcagttctttatatatttcagaattgAGACCttgatcagaacctttggatgtaaatattttcccccagttttttgtttcccttctaatcttgtccgcattgattttgtttgaacaaaaacttaaatttaatataatcaaaattatccattttgaatttcataatgttctctagttcttctttggccataaatcctttcttctccatagatatgaggtagactatcccttcttcccctaatttgcttatcatatcaccttgtatgtctaaatcatgaacccatttgactTTATGTTGGTATGtagtgttaggtgttggtcagtgcctcatttctgccatattattttataaatttcccatcaatttttgtcaaatagtgatttcttttcccagaagctggaatctttggatttatcaaacaccagattactatagtaacttgtggtgttctcttcttttttataatatgagaTGGTTCTCTccgggagcaggtttctcggggaggttttctggaggcagccttgtTTTAGTTGAAAGCAATAATCACTTCAAAACGCAGCAGGtgattaaaatgcaaatgtttattttctccttccaaaatagcccggttagtttttcttagagacctatctttctgcttggttccaagagctcttgcagttgtcctttgcctctgctttcttcagtctccatcCAGCACCGAGGTGAATGgcatctgactccacctctgagagcgggcttgtgggcttccttcCAGTGTTCCTCTCCGACCCCTGGCAATGTTTCGAAGTAACTgacttgaagctctaagagcttctctAGATATgctctcccaaaggttgactcctcctccgagagagtgggattgtgggatccgagAGTGGGAATATGGgtttctggcttgtgaatctcatactgaatactgacttgtgaatctcccaaaagtgtgaactccaatgagtacttaaatacttcttgcttatatgagctctctaaaggtgtgaacacaagccttgtttctatcagtttcacttagtaccttgtttcttctggacCATAACATccccttgtaagatcagatcaatcatacagaaccatgctaaattagataattattgtctctatcaacactttataaggattccaacagtcattgactattttgtcctgtgaacctaacttattccattgatgaTAGCCAGTACCAACTGGTTTAATGACTGCTCCTATAGTTTCAGGTCTGGCACACCTGGGCcgccttcatttgcatttttcattaattccctcgaaattcttgaacttttgttcttctggataaattttgttattttttttctggctctgtaAAGTTCAATtggcatggcactaaataagtagattagtttaggtagaattgtcatttttattatattagctcagcctacccatgaacagttgatattcttccagttgtttagattaaaccttatttgtgtggaaagtgttaaATTAACATTAAAGGGATATAAACAGGCTAGTAGAGAAAGATTTAAGAAATAGGGATAAAGGTCCAGAACATATCTTTAGTGTCTTGGGGTTGATGGAGTTTGAAGGAAGACATCACTGGTTTTAGTCTCAGCAGTTCATGACTACTGGTCTCTCTCCAGCTCCCCAAggctcttccctccttccctccctcccgtaataaacatttattaagttcctactgtgtgtCAGATATTATGCTAAGCTCGGTTTAGATGTCATGCAGCTAACCTCTTCCTCACCGGCTTTGGTGGCCGTTGTGTCCTTTCTTGTGATAAAACTCTCAATCCTGGATTGACCCTTACCCTGGGCTAAGAGTCCCTCCCACTAATCCCCAAGTAATGGCAATTTctgaagagattaaagaaatgcTAGAGATTTCCTTGTGCTAGCTGTCATCAGCTCTAGGGTCTCATATTTCAGATCAAGAAATATTTACCGAGCTCCTACTAGacgccaggcactgtgctaaacattagggatacaaagaaaggcaaaagagagtcCCCATTTCCAAGCAGTTCACCATCTTGCAAGTGCATATGTTTTACATAACAGAATCTCAGctcatgattcaggccagttccaatgaccttgtgatggagagagccatctgcactcggagaaaggactgtgggaactgaatgtggatcacaacatcgcattctcactctttttgttattatttacttgcattttattttttctcattttttccagtttgatttgatttttcttgtgcagcaagataattgtataaatatgcatagaagaactgcccacatttaatatatattggattacttgccatctaggagagggggtgggggaaaggggggaaatttggaacacaacgttTTGCAAGGTTCAGTGTTGAAacatttatccatgcatatgttttgaaaataaagaaccttaatcaaaaaaaaaattgaatctcaGCTCCCTAAAGACCCAGGAtatttcatttgcctttttacCTCCAGGGACTACAACTACagataaaatgcttattgaaggTTCTACATCAGAGTCTTAGATATAGAATGAACCAGTCTCTCAttggttaattatttttaagtttattttatttgaacaaaacagagtaagaaaaaaaaaccagaaaagaaatacaaaacaaaataaaacattaattatgACAGAGTGAAACGGCTTtgctaacatatttaacatatataggactgcttgccatctaggggagggggtggagggagggaggggaaaaatcggaacagaagcgagtgcaagggataatgctgtaaaaaattaccctggcatggattctgtcaatataaagttattataaaataaaataaaatatttaaaaaaaaaaacggcTTTGCTAGAAGTAGCAGAAGGCAAGACAATGAGCCTGGCAGGAGTAGCTGCTATGTGAGTGCCTGCATTAATGGTACCTTGGGCTCTGCCACTGGAACGACACTAATTGATGTATTTTATTGTTGTCCTTCTACCTCAGCCTGTACCTGGGCATTGGGTGTGAGCTGCCTGGACTGTGCTTTTTTAGTAGGGTACGAGGAGAGCTGCGGCTTTGTTCCAGGAGAAAGTCTCCAGCGCGAGCTCCCTCCTCCGGCTTTATCCAAGAAGAACTCAAGGGTATTTGCATGCTCCTGGCACTTTCCAGGCTAGGGGCATGAAGGGAATTGAGAGACATTTTTTCGCCTGGAAAGAAACGGGGTTACTGAAGTGAAAGGGAAGACATGGGTACCTCCAGGTGCACAAAGCTAGGACTGTTTCCTGCAGAGAAGAGGCTGCCTGGAAGCTTTCAATGAATAGACCACCCCCCAAAATGTCCTAATCGAGCAAAATCATCAGGAGACAGTTGTTCAGCAGATAACCAGCAGATGGCAGCATAGTAGAGCTCTACAATGGACACTAAAGGCTACTAGTTCAAAAGGGAGACGGAGGCTCAGTGGATGCTAGCACCCGACTGGTAGGTAACGGCCAGGGGCAAAAGACAGAGACCGGATGGGATGCAAGTACTGGATACCCCAGTGACCTCTGTTTCCTCCTGTTTCCTCTTGCCCAAAGGAGATTTGCTGACCCACTGAAGGGTGCATGTATTATAGGGGAGATTTCCCTTATTTGCTCTGCCACAGCTTGATTCCCTTTGGCTTTCAGCTTGTCTCCTAGTTTTGTCTGGTTGTTAGAGACTTGGTTCCAAAGAGGCCTTGGGAATCGGGGTTTTAAATACCCCCAAAGTGCCTTGAATTTAATACAGTTTTCAAGGATTTCTGTTCAATAGTGTCCAGGCTAGTCTCGTGCATCATTACATCACAAATTTCCGGAGTGCCCTATGGGCCAATCCTTAGTTCTAAAGTGATGATCCCGCCTTAGTCTGAAGACCTCCAAGAAGGGAAACCCCATGCCCTCTCAAGGCAGCCCCCTCCATTAGTGGATGATTTTGCTAAGATGTTTTGTTCCTAACTCAGTGCTTAATTTGGAGACTCTCTTTGATGATCCGTAGCCCCCTTTGTGATCCTTGCCCATGTTCTTCCATGTGGGCAGCCCCCTCCATTAGCGGGTGATTAGTGGATGTTTTTTTCCTAACTCAGTGCTTAATTTGGAATCTCTCTGATGATCGGTAGCCCCCTTTGTGATCCTTGCCCATGTTCTTCCATGTTGGCAGCCCCCTCCATTAGTGGGTGATTAGTGgatgtttttttccctaattcaATGCTTAATTTGGAAACTCTCTTTGATGATCGGTAGCCCCCTTTGTGATTCTTGCCCATGTTCGCCTTGGGGTATTGAATCTAACTTGCAGGATTTTTCCTGATCCCTGAAGGACATTGTGGCTATCCACCTGTTGTGAATTTTCTTCCTAGCCTAGATTTATCCTTCATACTTGTTCCCTGAAGTCACTCATGGGTTACATCTTTCAGGCTTCCCATACTCATCCGGCAATAatcattaatcatttttataatcatttttaattcaGAGACTGGTTCATTTCATAATTCACTGCCATACGACGATGTGGGTAGAACGCTATTAAAGACAGATTCTTGATACCAATGGAAGTCAGGGATGATGAAGAGCAACTTTCTAAAGGCAATCCTCCCTGCTCTCCACCTCCCATTCTGTACTGGACCCCACGTTTTCCCTCGCACCCTCTATCCTAGATAGACACGACGTTGGACAAATTCACGGGAACAGCGGAAGCTGTATTCTTCAGGAAAAAGCCCTAGGTGATGGAAATCTCTGTGGCGAAGGTTAGCCTTCACTTCTCTAGTGTATCGGTAGACTTGCATCATAGATGCCCATGGAAAAAGTATTTTTGGTACTTAATGGTGGCAGATTGAGGTGGATCCTAATTCCAGCCTCTACAAGACCCGGGAATCCAGAAGAGGCTTAAAGAAAAATACCGCGAGGCAACTTCCCGTCCATCTCTGACATCATCCACCCCTTTAGAGTCCTAGCCTCAGCCATAAACACAGCTGGACCGAGTTTTGCCCAAACTATCCCGTCGGACAAGATTTCATCCCAATTTTACTATCGTCTCAATGTTTATCCAAAGTCAAATTCAACCAACCCAGGCCTCAACTCTATTCCACATAATTCAAGCCCAATTTCTGGGAGAATCTCAGAGTTCTCATCTTTGAGGGCCACCCAAAGAGCCCATTCTTGCCCATAGCAGACGACCTCCTCTGGAACTCGTTAATCCCACCCTCAGTCTCCCAATTTGTAAAGTGACTGGATTGAACAAAACCAcctccttttttgtttgtcttgGGTAAGAATCTAACTTGCTGGAGTGTTCCTGACACATTGTGGGCAATAGGAGATTGTGGCTACGTCCCTGTcatccctctcatttttttctacatttcctTATCTTTCACTCTTATTCCCTGAAGTCCCTCCTCAGCCCATCCACAGAACAGACTTCGGCCCAGTCCCACCCTTGGCCACATCCCCGGCTCATCTGAAGCTCCCCTGGGCCCCGACCTTTTGCTCGTGGCTGCGATAGAACGGAGGTCCCTGGGGGCTCTTCCTGAGGTCTTGGAGCAATGCCTTCCTATTGTTGTAGAGAGGAGAGCGGAGGCAGAGCTGGGGTTGAGGTTTTATTGCTCAGGCGCAGGCCCCCCACGTTTTGGAGGGGCTCCTCCGCTGCTCCCTCCCCCCAGGCTCGTGGCTGATCCCTCTAGTGGGAGGCTGCTGAGCTGGTCATGGAGGGAACACATCTTCAGATGCAGGTAGTCCAAAGCAGCCACTTTCTCCCTGccagaggagggggaagaggagagggagggaggaggagagagagagtgctTAGATACTGGGCCTGGGACCATTAGCGATCCATCATAGGCTCTGAGGTTGGGGTCAGGAGGAGCTCATGAGGTCAGGGGTTAGAGGGAGCTCTAGAGGGTCAGGGGTCACAGGTCTTCCTCCTTTCAGGGATCACACTAGGACCAGGAGATAGGTGGACAAGAGCACAATCCTAAGAGGCAGTGGTTTCAGGACACATTGGGGTCGGGTGGGATTGTGAGGTGGGGTCAGGGGTCAGGACCCTCACTCAGGCTTCATCTTGTCTGTCAGCAGGAGGTTCTTGGCCCTGAGGGCCTCATCTTGAGCCAGCCTCAGAGTGGAGCTCAGAGCCTCAGCCCGCACGTGCTTTGCTAGTGCCTGGCGCTCTAATTCCTGCAGTGACAGGATGGAGGGCTGGGGTCTTCCTGCTGCCCACTCCCACTCCCCTGACCCCCGCCCTCCCAGCACTTCCAGACTCCTGCGTACCAGGATCTTCTTGTGAAGGCGCTGGCAGCTGGGGCACGCCGGTGCCAGGCCGCGCTGCTTCACTTCGTCCACCAGGGGCGTCAGGGCCCGCTCCAGGAGCTGCTGCAGGGACTCGGACGACAGCTGCTGCCCCTGGCTGGGGGCGGTGGGCTCAGACTCcggccctccccacccccacccaggagcttcccctccccccatctatCCCCGAGGACCCGCCTCTCCAGGTCACACACCCAGCTCGGGCCCAGGTGCGGCCCCTGCCAACCCGGGAGCCCCCGCGGCTTTACCTGCCGCAGCGAGTGCAGGAGCCCGGCCGGTCCAAGGTCATGGAGAGCTCGGAGCCGCGACGGGCGCTGCCCAGCTGTCGACCTAACTCCTCCAGCACGGGCTTCACCGGACCCAGGCCCTCCAGCTCCCCGCGCAGTGAAGCCACGGACACCGCCGAGCGCTCCACCCTGGGGGCAGGGCAGATGGGGAAGGCTCAGCGGCCGCGTCCCCGCTGGGAACCCAATTAGGGCCGCTCGGCTGGGAGCCAGCTCGGGACCGGCCGGGTCCTGCCTTCCATCCTTCTACAGCCCTTTCGGCTCCCGAATGGCCCCACCCTCTCGGAAGCTACAGGGTTGGGGCTTGGCCCCTGTGGTCCGAGTGGACCGCGGATCAGCCCTCCCGGCCTACTCGCGAGGATGAGGATTGGGGCTGGGGGGGATGAGGATTGGGGGGTGCGGAGGATGAGGATTGGGGCTCCGGGGTAGGAGAGCGGGGCACCCGGGGAGGGGCCTCACATGGTGCAGAGCTCGTCCGCCCGGCCCCGCAGCTCCTGGAGGCCCCGCGCAGTCTGGGCCTGCTCCCTCTGGGCCCGCTCCCACTGGCCCAGGAAGCCGTCCAGCCGCCCCCCGAGGCCTCCGAGCAAGCGAAGTGCCTCTTGCACGGCGCCCTCCTCCTGATACCAGCGCGCAGTCAGCGAGGACACCTCTCTCCTGCACGGGGAACAGTGCCCGGCGCTCGGGGTCTGCCTGCTCCAGGAGCAGGACCCCAAAGCCTCACGAATtgcccctcctccccatcctgaCCCCTTCCCCTCCGCTCCCCTCAGCCAGGCTGGAAGGTCCTTTCCGTCCTCTCCACTTCACTGCCTCGAATCACCTCCCGCTTTCCAGGTTGGCCACGCCCCCTCGTGAAAGGGCGTGTCCCACTATGGCTCCTCCCTCTCACCCCTAACCACTTCCCAGAGCAATCCCTTCCAAAACGGTTCTGGGAATATGAGCTCCCAGTTGGCCACATCCCGTCAGAAAAGGCGTGCCCCAGTATGGCTCCTCCCCCGCCCAAGTGGCCCCGCCCACTCCGTTTGAGAAGGCGTGTCCTGTGCTCCCTGGGTAGTCCCACCCTCTACATCCTAAAATGACTCGAAATCCTAGTCTCAGCTCCAAGACTGGTTCCCCCCACCTACAGAGTCTCGGTTACCTTCCCGCCCAGCCGGCCCAAAGAGCTCCGCCCCTCTGTCCCTACATAGGGCCCAgcgtcccctcccccccccccccactccggCCTGGCAGGCCTGGGGTCACCTGAGCTCCTCCAGGCCGGCGGTGACCTTCTGAAGCTCCAGCTCTCCGCTGTCTCCTGTGCGGCCCTGGCCCTGGCCCTCGCTCTGGGCCTCGGACCCATCTCCGGGGACGGCTGTGACTCGGGGTCCGGGGGCCTCCGTGGGGCTGCCCATCAGGAGCATGGACGTGGGCCCGGAGACGAGCACGGCCCCAGGCTCCAGCTCCGGGTCTGGGTGCAGCTGGGGCTCGGGCTGGAGCTGGGACTCGGGTTCGGCCTGGGCCAGGATCTCTTCGGGGCTCGAAGTGGGGCAGGAGGAGACCATCGAGTGACGGGACAGTCCGGTCTCCATCTGCTGCTCCAGTTCCAACTGCTCAGCCTCCTGCCTTCTGGGGGGCTCATCCTGCAGCTGCTGCTGGAGGAACCGGAGTTTCTCCTGGGGAGGTGAGAGGGGAGCCCTGCTGGGAGCCTGGCCCCATCCCTCTCGCTGCCCCTGGGAGATGGGCGGGTGTCCGTGGGCTTAGGGCGCCAGATGACCAAGGCCAGCTCATTGGGAGGTGCTTCTGCCGGCCTGACTTCCCGCCCACCAGCCTTGGAGGCTCTGGACTCTCTGGCCGGGCCCAGCGCCCGCCCCGGGACCCAGGTGTCCCTCACCTCCAGCAGGGCCGAGTTCTGCTTCAGGACGTTTGTCTTTATCTCAGCGTCTTCCACTGAGCGGGTCACCTTCCGGCAATTCTCCTGGGACCGGACagctggggctgggggtgggggctAGGGGAGGAAGCCCTCCCCCGGGGTGCAGGGGCTCCCCTGGGGCCCAGCCGCGGGCTAGCCCCCAGCCCGGCTCTAACGCCATGACCACACCCACGGGCCTCCCCTGGACCCGCCTGCAGCTCGGCTACTCCTTTCCTAACCGCGCCCACTCCAGGCGCGGCCTCTGGCTACGGCCCGCTCCCCACCGCGGAGGCCCCGCCCCCAggccccgcccccctccccgaGGCCCCGCCGCCCCGCCCCGAGGAGCCCCGCTCACCTTGAGCTGGCTGCAGTAGCCCTCCAGCTCCTCCGCCTCCTGCCTCCTCCGCTCCAGGTTCTCGCTCAGCACGGAGCACTCGCTCTGCGGGAGGAGAGGCCCAGGGCGGGACAAGAGTTGGGGGCCGGCAGGAGGGGTGGGGGGCTGGGGGCCCGCGCAGGCTCTGGACCGAGAGACACTGGCATTTCCTGGGGCCGGCAGGggtccccctcccctccctccaggATTCACGCGGGGCGGGGCCCGGGGGGACcctgggaaggggagggggctgTTCCAGGCAGCGGCTGCTGGGACCTGAAGCGACTGCACGTGCTGATTGACCCGAGTGGTTTTCTCCTTGAGGCTGGTGATGGAGTCCTTGGCTCGCAGCAAGCCGCTGTTCACCCCGTTCTGTAGGAAATGGAGGGGGCGGGGGACAGCGCCCCGGATTTAGCT
Proteins encoded in this region:
- the TSKS gene encoding testis-specific serine kinase substrate isoform X2; translation: MASVVVKTIWQSKEIHEAGDPPAGAENRTPLGPEVPGAGSGPGKGITKKKKAVSFHGVEPRMSHEPMQWCLNLKRSSACTNVSLLNLAAVEPPDSSRIESTAEELPALPASGTPSPPALSLPSSAPTWAPDDPDIADLLNGVNSGLLRAKDSITSLKEKTTRVNQHVQSLQSECSVLSENLERRRQEAEELEGYCSQLKENCRKVTRSVEDAEIKTNVLKQNSALLEQLQDEPPRRQEAEQLELEQQMETGLSRHSMVSSCPTSSPEEILAQAEPESQLQPEPQLHPDPELEPGAVLVSGPTSMLLMGSPTEAPGPRVTAVPGDGSEAQSEGQGQGRTGDSGELELQKVTAGLEELRREVSSLTARWYQEEGAVQEALRLLGGLGGRLDGFLGQWERAQREQAQTARGLQELRGRADELCTMVERSAVSVASLRGELEGLGPVKPVLEELGRQLGSARRGSELSMTLDRPGSCTRCGSQGQQLSSESLQQLLERALTPLVDEVKQRGLAPACPSCQRLHKKILELERQALAKHVRAEALSSTLRLAQDEALRAKNLLLTDKMKPEEKVAALDYLHLKMCSLHDQLSSLPLEGSATSLGGGSSGGAPPKRGGPAPEQ
- the TSKS gene encoding testis-specific serine kinase substrate isoform X1, producing MASVVVKTIWQSKEIHEAGDPPAGAENRTPLGPEVPGAGSGPGKGITKKKKAVSFHGVEPRMSHEPMQWCLNLKRSSACTNVSLLNLAAVEPPDSSRIESTAEELPALPASGTPSPPALSLPSSAPTWAPDDPDIADLLNGVNSGLLRAKDSITSLKEKTTRVNQHVQSLQSECSVLSENLERRRQEAEELEGYCSQLKENCRKVTRSVEDAEIKTNVLKQNSALLEEKLRFLQQQLQDEPPRRQEAEQLELEQQMETGLSRHSMVSSCPTSSPEEILAQAEPESQLQPEPQLHPDPELEPGAVLVSGPTSMLLMGSPTEAPGPRVTAVPGDGSEAQSEGQGQGRTGDSGELELQKVTAGLEELRREVSSLTARWYQEEGAVQEALRLLGGLGGRLDGFLGQWERAQREQAQTARGLQELRGRADELCTMVERSAVSVASLRGELEGLGPVKPVLEELGRQLGSARRGSELSMTLDRPGSCTRCGSQGQQLSSESLQQLLERALTPLVDEVKQRGLAPACPSCQRLHKKILELERQALAKHVRAEALSSTLRLAQDEALRAKNLLLTDKMKPEEKVAALDYLHLKMCSLHDQLSSLPLEGSATSLGGGSSGGAPPKRGGPAPEQ